TCGGTGAAGGCATTGAGAAACACCGCCACCAGAAACGGCACTGCGCCGAGTGTCCGCATCAGTGATTTCATAAGCTGTCCCTGAGTCGAGGGCAGTCATCAGATCAGGTCGGGTAATCCCGCATTACCACAGAGTTGACCCTGCTGATGTCTGCCCGGATAGCGATCAGTATCAATCGCCACCGCTGGTTGGAAACCATCGCATCCTCGGATCAGGGCGGTTTCCATGCAACCTGATCCTTTCTTGTAGCGCACAGCACGACGAAAAGTAGTGTATATTGCTACTTTTCTGCGTTACCCGTCACTTTTCCCTGCACGTTCATACTGAGAAACCCGACCATGAGCCAGATTGATCTGCTACTGACCACGCTGAAACGTGAACTCAAGGCACATGGCAAGACCTATGCCGATGTCGCCATGGCACTGGAACTGAGTGAAGCGTCGGTAAAGCGGCTGTTTGCGGAGGGTAACTTTACTTTACAGAGGCTGGAAAAGGTATGTTTGCTGGTAGAGATGAGCCTGAGCGATCTGACCCACGCAGCGGCTCGCCAGCAACCCCAGCTGAACCAGCTACAGCGCCAGCAGGAAGAGGAGATCGCCGCAGATCTGGTGCTGCTGCTGGTCACGGTCAGCGTCATCAATGGTTTCAGCTTTGCGGATCTGCTTGAGCACTACACCATTGATGAGCACACCCTGATCCGCAAGCTGGCCCATCTGGACAGGCTCAAACTGATCGAGCTGCTGCCCGGCAACCGTATCCGACTCAAAGTGTCCGCCAATTTCGGCTGGATTGCCGACGGCCCGATACAGCGCTTTTTTCAGGAAAAGGTAGCGCAGGACTTCTTTCAGTCGCGCTTTGATCGCCCCAGCGAGAAGCTGATCGTACTGAACGGCCTGCTGAGTGATGGTAGCAATATTGAGCTGCAACGACGCATGCAGCAGCTGGCAGAAGAATTCAACACGACCATCCATCGTGATGCCGAGCTGCCCATGGCTCAGCGCCACGGCAATACCATGGTGATGGCTATCCGCCAGTGGCACTACAGCCTGTTCCGGCGCTTCAGTCGCTAGCACAGGACAATGGCGGTGGTCCATCTGACTGCTATCATCTTCTGAGCTGGCAGGCTGACGTAATACTGACAATTACTGTCACTGGCAACGTTGCCATCGCCACTATACTGCCATCATTCAGGGATAGCTTGTCATCACATTCACCCTGGAGTGGTTTACTGCTGGCGCATCACCCCAGCATACCTGCTCCACTCACAAGGCTCCGATACCTGCCATGCATCGTCGTTTGCTGTTACAGCATTTTGCTGGTCTGGGTTCTGCGCTGTGTTGCCCTGCATTAGTGCATGCAAGCACCACAACACGCCCTGTTCTGTCCTTTGTCTTCAGTCGCAAACGTGAAGACCCCCGCACCCAGTGGCTGATCGCGGTGTACACCGAAGCGCTCGACGCCCTCGGCTACGACTTTCTTTTTGTCGAAGTTCCTGCCAATCGTGCAACAGAAATGAGCCGCAGCGGCGAGGTGGACGGCGAACTGGGACGGGTGTATCGCTTTGCCAATCTGTATCCCGAGCTGATTAGGGTAGAAACGGCCAATAACCCAGTGCGTTTCGCAGCCTTTACCCTAAACAGTGATGACCGCATTCGGCAATGGTCTGACCTAGGCTCACTCTCGGGCGTCGTTGACTGCCGCCAGGGTATCAAGGAAATCGAGCAGGCACTGAATCTGCATTTGCCGGGTCACATCGGCTACGTCAAAACCATAGAGCAAGGGCTGCTGAAACTGCAGGAAGGTCGCTCCAGACTGTTCCTCGATGTGGAAGAAGCAGTCTATGACTATATGTCGACCGATCAGGGCTATTCCACGCTAAAAGGCGGTGCCTTTATCCACGAAGCCGGTGTGCCTGAGGCCACCACTGGACACTGTTACCTTAACCGTGCCCGGCATGAAGCGCTGGCGGCACCGCTGGCCGATGTTCTGCAGCAAATGAAGGAAGCCGGGCGGCATCAGCAGTTGCTGGCCAAAGCCCTGACAGCAGCGGGCTACCATGACAAGCCCGTATTTGGTGAACGTCCACCGGTCTGAGTGGGGGAGCATGCTCGAAAGCGGCCGCCTCCCAGAGGCACCACCGCTTGCTTAACCGCTGTGTTCCATTAACTGCCGTAGTCGCTGCAGATCTTCACGCACCCAGCTGGCATCACGTTCATAGTCCTGCTCGCTCATCCATGGCTGGCGAATCAGGCTGAGTACAACACTGCATCCCTGACCTGACAGGGAGCACACTCGCATCGGTACATAGACTTCATTGCCATCAGGCAACACCACCAAGTGATCAACCACACCAAAGGGATTACTGCGACTGTAGCGCAGCCATACCCGACCCACCGGCGCCTCTACCCACCAGTGGCTGGTGTTGTCATCGCCCGGCCCGGCGCTTTCAAGGTGAGAGCGGCTCAGACCACTGGCCCACTGCGGCAGATTGGCCGGCTCAGCCAGAAAGGCGTAGACCTTGTCGAAACTCGCGCCAATGACCACGCTGATATGCAGTACGACATCTGTCATGGTTTGCTCCTCTGATTGCCCCACCACCGCGCCATAAGCACCGCCCTTGGCTCGCCGGTTTCAAGGCTTGGTAAGCTCAGTACCCTGCTCGTTTGTCAGCAACAGCTAAAGCTGATCATCTGCGGATTACCATGCAGACCAATTACCAGTAAACAAGAGCAGCAGGCATTAATCTTGCTGATCAATCTGCAGTGCCGGTTTTCATGCACCTCGATAACGTCAAACACTGGATTTAAGGAAACTGACTATGTCTTTGACCGAGCTGGACCCCCAGTACGACTTTGTCGAAATCAGCCATCTGCTCAATACCCTCTACGCCGAGCTGTTTGGCGAAGAGCGCTGTTATGACGAGCGCCAGCTGGCGGAAATACAGCGACAATGGGTCAATCGTCGCCCCAGTCACTGGGCGTTCAAGTGGGAGGAAGGCCACGAAGCGGTTGCCTTTGTCACCCTCAACGAGTGCTTCTCCTTCTTCGCCAAAGGAGCCTACGGCATCATCAACGAACTCTGGATTCATCCGCTGTGGCGCAATCAGGGCCTGGGTGCCCGGGTTCTGGAAGAGATTCGGGTGCTGGGTCAGCAACGCGGCTGGAAGCGTATTGACGTATCCGCTCCTGCCGATCCGCGCTGGCAACGCAGCTTTGATTTCTACCAGAAGAATGACTTCGTCTTTTCTGGCAAGAAGCTCCGCACCTGGCTACCTGAAAGCTGACACGGCGACGGCAGACCCCACCCTGTCAGTAACACACACCCCACTTGAGGCTAAAGGACTGGGCGCTACAACCGATAAAGCATGAGCTACACTTGAGAATGCTTCGTCGCCCCGGCCCATGCTGGCGGCAGCGCTGCACTGCAATACAAGAACAGCTGACAGCAAGAGAGTCGTCGCCATGCAGAACCTGACCTATCCCCCGTCATCACAGCCAAATCCGTTTATCGTCCGGCATCTGGTCTGAGTGACGCGGCCCATGGCAGAGATTCCCGGCCAGCGCTCTCCGCACCTTCACGAGCCCCATCAGGACAACAGCGACGGCATCAGTCTGCACGGTGAAACCATTCTGGTGGTGGACAGCCAGCTGCCGATGATCCAGCTGATCAAGGACATTCTGCGCCGCGGTGGTGCGACCTCCTTTTATGATACCGACAACTTCGCCACTGCCCTGCGCTTGCTGAAAAAGCACAAGCCAGGTCTGGTGATCTGTGACTTTGAAGTCCGTGACCCGAAGCACAAGGGCCAGACATTACTGGTGGAGGCCCGGCGTCAGCAATTGCTGTCCCACGCCACCGCCTTCATCTACCTGCTCAGTGAATCCAGCGAACGGATGATGAATGCTGCGCTGGAAGACTCACCTGATGACTGGATGAGCAAGCCGGTCAACAGCAAAGAGCTGCTGGACAAAGTCTTGCTGCAACTCCAGCAGCGGCAACTGCTGGAGCCCGCCCTGCTGGCACTGGATCAGGGTCAGCGGGCCACCGCCATCGACTGGCTGCAACACCATCTGCCTGCACTGCAGAAATCCAGCTCACCGGGGTTATGGATGCGCGCCGAGCGCCTGCTGGGGCGCATGCTGCTGAAGAATAATCACCTGACTGAGGCGGAGCAGCATTACCGGCAGATGATCCGCCACTCGCACCCCGTGCCCTGGGGACATCTGGGTCTGGCCATCTGCCTGCATCTGCAGGACCGCAACGACGAAGCACGCGATGCGTTCAGTGCATTACTGCCCCATCCCTTTCTGGCGGCAGAAGCCTACGACTGGCTTAGCCGCATGCATTGCTGCGAACGTCAGTTCGAGCTGGCGCAAATGGCCATGTCACTGGCCTGCCAGCACAACCCCCAGTCAGCGTTCAAGCAGAGCCAGCTGGGCTTTGTTGCCTTTATGAACGGACAGAATGGTCTGGCGGAAAAAGCCTTTCGCAGCGTGGCCTGGAACCATCGCAACCTGACCAAGGCGGATGCAGAGCTCTATCAGCAGCTGGTCTGGGATAACGGTGACAGTGGTGCTGGCCAGAGTGGCTCTACCGCTTATCTGCCCAGCCCCGAAGCAGTAGGCCAGACCGATGGGCTGATGCTGGTGGTCAAGGCACTGGAGGAGAAAGAGCCGGACAACGCCCAGGTTCAGCTCAAGGTCATGCTGGTCGAGTCCGTTCTGGCTCAGGAAGAACTGGACGACGAGCGCGTGGCCGCCCTGGCCGAAGCCATGATCGACTATTACCTGATGCTGGATGCCTTCAGCCAGCTGAAGGAGCGCAGCCAGCTGAGCAGCCACTTTCGCTTTCTGGGCCGTGATTTTCACACCGAGCTTGCGGCAGCAACAGCCTATCGCGCCAGTCTGTCTGCCGAAGAACTGAGCGCACTGCGGGCCAAATATCAACGCAAGCGCACCGGTAATTCGTTACGCGACAAGATACTGCACCAGCAACAGCGCCAGCGCAGTGCCCGTCAGCTGCGCCAGATGCATTTGCAGCAACTGCAGGATGCAGAAAAACAGGTGCTGCACGATATTTTTATCGATGCCCGCCGCGACGTGCCGGTGCCGGACAAACGCCCGGCAGCCACCACAGAGCTGGACGAGGAGCTGGTCCGGCAGGTGCGGGAAAGCATGGACCCCTCCCTCAGCCAGATTTTGCTTGATGAGCTGTCACGGGAAGCCGCACGCGATGATCCGTTGTGGGTCAGCAGCGTGCAGGAA
This genomic interval from Pokkaliibacter sp. MBI-7 contains the following:
- a CDS encoding helix-turn-helix transcriptional regulator; protein product: MSQIDLLLTTLKRELKAHGKTYADVAMALELSEASVKRLFAEGNFTLQRLEKVCLLVEMSLSDLTHAAARQQPQLNQLQRQQEEEIAADLVLLLVTVSVINGFSFADLLEHYTIDEHTLIRKLAHLDRLKLIELLPGNRIRLKVSANFGWIADGPIQRFFQEKVAQDFFQSRFDRPSEKLIVLNGLLSDGSNIELQRRMQQLAEEFNTTIHRDAELPMAQRHGNTMVMAIRQWHYSLFRRFSR
- a CDS encoding GNAT family N-acetyltransferase; its protein translation is MSLTELDPQYDFVEISHLLNTLYAELFGEERCYDERQLAEIQRQWVNRRPSHWAFKWEEGHEAVAFVTLNECFSFFAKGAYGIINELWIHPLWRNQGLGARVLEEIRVLGQQRGWKRIDVSAPADPRWQRSFDFYQKNDFVFSGKKLRTWLPES
- a CDS encoding response regulator is translated as MAEIPGQRSPHLHEPHQDNSDGISLHGETILVVDSQLPMIQLIKDILRRGGATSFYDTDNFATALRLLKKHKPGLVICDFEVRDPKHKGQTLLVEARRQQLLSHATAFIYLLSESSERMMNAALEDSPDDWMSKPVNSKELLDKVLLQLQQRQLLEPALLALDQGQRATAIDWLQHHLPALQKSSSPGLWMRAERLLGRMLLKNNHLTEAEQHYRQMIRHSHPVPWGHLGLAICLHLQDRNDEARDAFSALLPHPFLAAEAYDWLSRMHCCERQFELAQMAMSLACQHNPQSAFKQSQLGFVAFMNGQNGLAEKAFRSVAWNHRNLTKADAELYQQLVWDNGDSGAGQSGSTAYLPSPEAVGQTDGLMLVVKALEEKEPDNAQVQLKVMLVESVLAQEELDDERVAALAEAMIDYYLMLDAFSQLKERSQLSSHFRFLGRDFHTELAAATAYRASLSAEELSALRAKYQRKRTGNSLRDKILHQQQRQRSARQLRQMHLQQLQDAEKQVLHDIFIDARRDVPVPDKRPAATTELDEELVRQVRESMDPSLSQILLDELSREAARDDPLWVSSVQEAFRQRCKKELEYRIERNLLRKKQAMAAVHYLPLLPVSIQEKPRPHWSKELTSAVLDYARERYEPAFFSLLKVIKQGGDDVTIKLNMVQAGIGACREGSPKAKQVINICLFYLRPLMGLTPTMALPQRQRFTSLTQALRMTDEMAISLAES